In Lodderomyces elongisporus chromosome 2, complete sequence, the following proteins share a genomic window:
- the UTP20 gene encoding U3 snoRNP protein (BUSCO:EOG092600S9) has protein sequence MAVKVKSTESSRRHAFKSFRERVDSIKIEPSRRLEKRVHDEVESSHLLTTLEHWKELNLSKVFTELVDSIEELCQSLPQVLHYQLRIFEAIYNAIKQNDVHSLQPSLELLTQFIHDLGPDFLAYYLKTLHLLSEVALAQNPNDFQNNRNSSNALDWIFNALAFAFKYLVRYLVEDLKPTFQELAPLLKLKKQTYISRFCAESLSYLIRKSGSKSLNEIVEFSLESQVQDVIDNDNYCESLKIMYSESMKNTTGTFHTKAKAILSSILNCIVFKNDQRLSSQQEQSQQQQQQQQLQQQKEAVQPKLTSLLSDILLDVLHHGEQEACAKFYEMVTLSLQELLEKNPKCTLSLLVSCQILSTLSFADSGRKVSDWSCVLTTVDKIITKLNSIQSLPRELTESFVYLLVITFRNADSQALIKYQKRFFQVMITINEGNDFLLFAESALAVAGSKVEKFAIGKHIQDYINRAVDSADKMKRVILFLNHAGKQNLIKQTFTIPSKSVEKLSIAATADIDSKSYYDLYWKLLIFNYAKTCQINVDLLTQTLFELPDDVLGRESASMILSILYRKISEQTEIEKKGETLSSNENVCRILAYLDQDFVRLNQSSSFLKTMNDFVKFATDPQVFLQRALDCLYLPSHETRENAIELIFTIMSLKDKGSSQTETAVLSQIRIIEQIPLTIDTSRDILLRVRNLASEFAKDIKPSSEDKKIIVNYLFGLLSNRFQPCWKAVYEALPLIANVCRQEIWQIAYFLLTKDYNNQIRNDIGQEEFMDVESTLVEWQPRNTRLYNNFAHFENSHMKTFRNVDGSIVEICQNSVNENTFNSFLKSNVLSALKAVPQVIDASRLVSLVVHGKTDDEQEQDWSRSDRNELLAVLAQTKNLKKLDAADELFQYMKTLLASTFSKTQQLALNVIFAYNNPVINKYRDKLKNLLDDVTFSDEIITFTTSNSTIEDIDRPIIMPLVVRILFGKVQGKPKSNSKQGNKNAVVSFLPNFNNEDIISFISVGADKLDYANYFNKKIPTISLGYDKSELRRMAGFINLVQQMYEVLSKNYADVLAWTIKPLVYSLISAQNRLDVSSSNSNGEVYADAVENENDNEDEQISNANIDHEDREDDKIVTDKIAKSIRSSGMRCLKELFVILGPEYDWSGYVDLISEYLIAPRLPNFSTENLQQPSATLTLMSSWINQPNTIPFLYANDFAAVNALLSILGNDHAKESVSKEVLGFAVKALEKKSETNDEFFTLLAIIVDSLLQTLPSTIKRIYNPEVGSLAIRTLLLMIQGEYIDNKETQQTLIQALTFALEKSNSHIDLKDKANVLIALSSLLMNYDCEFGEVEQLYQVCSKLLRVFAAREIRETLATLFETFGLKFQRHLLQVGNLIVGLNAYTSRMNEYDFQKRLGAFKLINEDLYLTFDAVQWSPLINCALFFINDQEELSMRSNAGYMIKRFVDCLISQPSAEDAVPFVHMLKDTVLPILRLGIRKTNEDVQNEYILVLEYIVRQSTDYFTDMRDMQILLGEDNQDYEKDEKDNNVEKMKVGQEVEEDEALEDESRFFQNITSIQLHLRYRAIKYLMKVSNQLKENSISHYILPIIEAYVLTKEEKYRNIGLIALESISVLARSVTWSQYKAIFKRYLSNLKSSQEQLKPKVNLVVAVSSVLKESVANRNEGIKNLPSQDEIDLFILNEVSPALVKIIQVRDDDTIVARAPLAEAAINLTLCLSPDKIEGELPKILTSMCQVLRSRSEELREAIRKSLGKIAIALGARYLPFIIKELKTALSRGSQIHVLSYTVHYLLQSMAQVGLQHGDLNESISLIMDVVMEDIFGAAGQEKDADGYTSKMKEVKFKKSFDSCEIVSSNISLSHFGELIEPIKLLLQEVVNHKVQVKLDELLRRLSLGLNHNIEASKLEILHLCYEIFLMSSEPERRNVEPTMSASEAHFMTTLNRKKIKNHVDKSLYRQTMQRLSFELLRTAISRHDNLLNTANLKGFVPLLEEGMNANNENVILISLRVLTIIIRLPFDDETQGLLKTCARRALVLIKDSPTTNSDVCQAALKFLATTLKHNKKVELKESAISYVLTKIQPDLEEPNRQGLAFQFLKAVVSQHLLLPELYDLMDNVAKLMVVNHSKEIRDMSRAVFFQFLMEYDQSKGRLEKQFKFLVNNLTYPTEEGRQSVMELIHLIIAKAGPDLISKLGSSFFITLANVLVSDDSAKSREMANVLLSSLVKKLPNIGFVEEYCSVWLKQSSNMLLKRCGLNVYKMLISVFGVDKNKELDKVAVGNIQTILNSAKNTEEGGSAEWELVYSALSAFSSMASSAKDSIFDHKYKTIWSSIVDCLLFPHSWIRLITCRLVAIELSNLNKSKLDTIELELIAGRLTHQLRTPSISEDLANQCIKNLVMIAMHWETSNTMLQQSRETEEKEVLANDYLVGRICSIVKQENVQSIVAKKAAIKFLALFIQLTKEDKVEKVAETIISSLYNFTDPVYSSSLDSEELLNISLETLNMVKAKIGVTEYTQIYAQVQKAVNIRRSSRKAKRSQMAVTAPDVANRRKTKKHERSREKRRHERDENGYYKPKKRRAM, from the coding sequence ATGGCGGTAAAGGTCAAATCTACGGAATCAAGTAGACGGCATGCGTTCAAGTCATTTCGAGAAAGGGTCGACTCGATAAAAATCGAACCCAGCAGAAGACTCGAGAAAAGAGTTCACGATGAGGTAGAATCTTCACACTTGTTGACGACACTTGAACACTGGAAAGAACTCAACCTATCAAAAGTATTTACAGAGCTAGTCGATAGTATAGAGGAGTTGTGTCAGTCATTACCGCAGGTCTTGCACTACCAGCTACGAATATTTGAAGCAATCTACAATGccataaaacaaaatgatgTACATTCCTTACAACCTAGCTTGGAACTACTTACCCAGTTTATCCACGATTTGGGTCCAGATTTTTTGGCCTACTACTTAAAAACACTCCACTTGTTGAGTGAAGTTGCATTAGCTCAAAATCCAAAtgattttcaaaacaatagAAACTCTTCAAATGCATTGGACTGGATATTTAATGCGCTTGCATTTGCTTTCAAATATTTGGTGAGATACCTTGTTGAAGATTTGAAGCCTACTTTCCAAGAGTTGGCTccattgttgaaattgaaaaagcaaACGTACATTTCACGATTTTGTGCGGAGTCGTTATCGTACTTGATCAGGAAACTGGGATCCAAATCCCTTAACGAAATTGTCGAGTTTTCCCTTGAGAGTCAGGTACAAGATGTTATTGATAATGACAACTACTGTGAGTCTTTAAAGATCATGTATAGTGAGTCGATGAAGAATACAACCGGTACCTTCCATACAAAGGCAAAGGCGATCTTATCAAGCATTTTGAATTGTATAGTTTTCAAGAACGATCAACGCCTTTCACTGCAGCAGGAGCagctgcagcagcagcagcaacaacaacaattgcaacaacaaaaagaagctGTGCAGCCAAAACTTACCAGTTTGCTCTCAGATATTCTCCTTGATGTCTTGCATCACGGTGAACAGGAAGCTTGTGCCAAGTTTTACGAAATGGTTACATTGTCTTTGCAAGAGcttttagaaaaaaatcCAAAATGCACACTTTCGCTTCTTGTGTCATGCCAGATCCTTTCAACTTTGAGTTTTGCAGACTCAGGAAGAAAAGTTTCCGATTGGAGTTGTGTGCTTACAACAGTggataaaataataacTAAACTCAACCTGATACAGCTGCTACCAAGAGAACTCACTGAGTCCTTTGTGTATTTGTTGGTCATTACTTTCAGAAATGCCGACTCACAGGCATTAATCAAGTACCAAAAACGATTTTTTCAAGTAATGATTACGATCAATGAAGGTAATGATTTTCTATTATTTGCAGAGTCTGCACTTGCAGTTGCGGGCTCAAAAGTGGAAAAATTTGCAATTGGGAAACACATTCAGGATTACATAAACCGGGCAGTGGACTCTGCAGACAAAATGAAACGGgtcattttgtttttgaaccATGctggaaaacaaaatcttATCAAACAAACTTTTACTATACCTTCTAAATCAGTTGAGAAACTATCCATTGCAGCTACAGCTGACATTGATTCGAAAAGTTATTACGATTTGTACTGGAagcttttgattttcaattATGCCAAAACTTGTCAAATTAATGTTGATTTATTGACCCAAACGCTTTTTGAACTTCCAGATGATGTTTTGGGAAGAGAACTGGCCTCAATGATTTTAAGTATTTTGTACAGGAAAATCAGTGAACAAAccgaaattgaaaaaaagggtGAAACTTTAAGTTCAAATGAAAACGTTTGCAGAATACTAGCATACCTTGATCAAGACTTTGTTAGATTGAATCAATCCTCAAGTTTCCTCAAGACTATGAATGATTTTGTCAAGTTTGCAACTGACCCTCAAGTGTTTTTACAGCGTGCTTTGGACTGTTTGTATTTGCCCAGCCATGAAACGAGGGAAAATGCTATTGAGTTGATCTTTACCATAATGTCTTTGAAAGATAAAGGTTCTCTGCAAACTGAAACCGCGGTTCTTTCACAAATCAGAATTATCGAGCAAATTCCATTAACTATTGATACGAGTAGAGATATTTTATTACGAGTGAGGAATTTAGCTTCTGAATTTGCTAAGGATATCAAACCTTCTTCTGAGGACAAGAAAATCATCGTAAACTATTTGTTTGGATTATTGTCAAATAGGTTTCAGCCATGTTGGAAAGCGGTCTATGAAGCATTGCCCCTTATTGCGAATGTTTGTCGACAAGAAATATGGCAAATTGCTTATTTCTTACTAACAAAAGATTATAACAATCAAATACGCAACGATATTGGTCAAGAAGAGTTTATGGACGTTGAAAGCACTTTGGTTGAGTGGCAGCCGAGAAATACAAGACTTTATAACAACTTTGCGCACTTTGAAAATCTGCACATGAAAACTTTTCGCAATGTTGATGGTTCAATAGTAGAGATTTGCCAAAACTCAGTTAATGAAAACACCTTTAATTCGTTTTTGAAATCAAACGTGTTGTCAGCTTTGAAAGCTGTGCCCCAAGTGATAGATGCATCGAGGTTGGTGCTGTTGGTGGTACATGGAAAAACTGATGAcgagcaagagcaagattGGCTGAGATCAGATCGAAATGAGTTGTTAGCTGTACTTGCTCAAActaaaaatttgaaaaagctCGATGCTGCCGACGAATTGTTCCAATACATGAAAACTCTTTTGGCTAGTACATTTTCTAAAACACAACAGTTGGCATTGAATGTGATATTTGCATACAATAATCCAGTTATCAACAAGTACAGAGACaagttgaaaaacttgTTGGATGACGTCACATTTAGCGATGAAATAATCACATTCACCACATCCAACTCTACAATTGAGGATATAGACAGACCTATTATAATGCCGCTTGTTGTTCGTATCTTGTTTGGTAAAGTTCAaggaaaaccaaaaagcaATAGTAAacaaggaaacaaaaatgctGTGGTATCGTTTTTGCCAAACTTCAATAATGAAGACATCATATCATTTATATCTGTTGGTGCAGATAAACTCGATTATGCCAATTactttaataaaaaaatacccACAATAAGCTTGGGGTATGACAAATCTGAACTAAGAAGGATGGCTGGTTTTATCAATCTTGTGCAGCAAATGTACGAGGTGTTGAGTAAAAACTATGCCGATGTATTGGCATGGACCATCAAGCCATTGGTTTATTCATTAATATCTGCTCAAAACAGATTGGACGTTTCTTCTAGCAATAGCAATGGCGAGGTTTATGCTGATGCCGTggaaaacgaaaacgaCAATGAAGATGAACAGATTTCAAATGCTAATATTGATCATGAAGATCGCGAAGATGACAAAATTGTTACGGACAAAATTGCCAAGAGCATTAGGCTGAGCGGAATGAGATGTTTAAAAGAGCTTTTTGTTATTCTTGGCCCCGAGTATGATTGGAGTGGATACGTTGACTTGATCAGCGAATACCTTATAGCCCCTAGATTGCCAAATTTCTCCACCGAGAACTTACAGCAACCGCTGGCTACTTTAACTTTGATGAGCTCGTGGATCAACCAACCAAACACAATTCCTTTCTTGTATGCTAATGATTTTGCTGCTGTTAATGCTTTATTATCCATATTGGGCAATGACCATGCCAAGGAAAGTGTATCAAAGGAGGTTCTTGGCTTTGCTGTTAAGGcgttggaaaaaaaatcagaGACCAATGATGAATTCTTTACCCTTTTAGCGATTATTGTCGACTCCTTGCTTCAAACATTACCTTCAACAATTAAACGTATTTACAATCCAGAGGTTGGGTCTTTGGCTATACGGACTCTTCTCTTGATGATTCAAGGCGAATATATTGATAATAAAGAGACCCAACAGACACTTATCCAGGCTTTGACGTTTGCCTTGGAAAAGAGTAACCTGCATATCGATTTGAAAGACAAGGCAAATGTGTTGATTGCATTATCTtcgttgttgatgaattaTGATTGTGAATTTGGAGAGGTTGAACAATTATATCAAGTTTGTTCAAAACTTTTGAGAGTATTTGCAGCAAGGGAAATTCGTGAAACACTTGCTACCTTATTTGAAACTTTTGGTTTAAAGTTTCAAAGACATTTGCTACAGGTGGGAAACTTGATTGTTGGACTCAATGCCTATACCTCGAGAATGAATGAGTACGATTTCCAAAAAAGATTGGGAGCTTTTAAGTTGATCAATGAAGATTTGTACTTGACATTTGATGCTGTTCAATGGTCTCCGTTGATCAATTGtgcattattttttatcaaTGATCAGGAAGAGTTGTCTATGAGAAGCAATGCAGGTTATATGATAAAACGTTTTGTTGATTGTCTCATTTCGCAACCATCTGCAGAAGATGCAGTACCGTTTGTACATATGTTGAAGGATACCGTGTTGCCAATTTTGAGACTCGGTATCAGAAAGACCAACGAAGATGTTCAAAACGAATATATTTTGGTATTGGAATACATTGTGAGACAAAGCACAGACTACTTCACTGACATGAGAGACATGCAAATACTTCTTGGTGAAGATAATCAAGATtatgaaaaagatgaaaaagataataACGTTGAGAAAATGAAAGTTGGCcaagaagttgaagaagatgaggCATTAGAAGACGAACTGAGATTCTTTCAAAATATAACCAGTATTCAATTACATTTGCGATACAGGGCAATCAAGTATTTAATGAAAGTCAGCAACCAGCTAAAAGAGAATAGTATCTCGCATTACATATTGCCCATCATTGAGGCGTATGTTCTTACGAAGGAAGAGAAGTATAGAAATATAGGATTGATTGCTTTAGAGTCGATTTCTGTCTTGGCCAGATCCGTGACATGGAGTCAGTACAAGGCTATTTTCAAGAGATATTTGAGTAACCTAAAATCTAGTCAAGAGCAATTAAAGCCGAAAGTGAATTTGGTGGTTGCCGTTTCAAGCGTTTTAAAAGAATCGGTTGCAAACAGAAACGAAGGGATCAAGAATTTGCCCTCTCAAGACGAAATTGActtgtttattttgaaTGAAGTATCTCCGGCACTTGTCAAAATCATTCAGGTGCGTGATGATGATACAATTGTAGCACGTGCTCCACTTGCCGAGGCTGCCATTAATTTGACATTATGTTTGTCACCTGACAAGATCGAAGGCGAGCTCCCCAAGATTTTAACCAGTATGTGTCAAGTCTTGCGTTCAAGATCAGAAGAATTGAGAGAAGCTATTAGGAAAAGTTTGGGCaaaattgcaattgcaCTTGGGGCACGTTATTTGCCGTTCATTataaaagaattgaaaactgCATTGTCAAGGGGTTCGCAAATACACGTTTTGAGTTATACTGTACACTACTTGTTGCAAAGTATGGCACAAGTTGGGTTACAGCACGGTGATTTAAACGAGTCTATTAGTTTGATTATGGATGTGGTTATGGAGGACATTTTTGGAGCAGCTGGGCAAGAGAAAGACGCCGATGGTTATACCAGTAAAATGAAAGAGGTGAAGTTCAAGAAAAGTTTTGACTCATGTGAAATAGTCTCTTCTAATATATCTTTGAGCCATTTTGGAGAGCTTATCGAACCGATAAAATTGCTACTTCAAGAAGTCGTCAATCATAAAGTTCAAGTCAAATTGGATGAGCTTCTTAGACGTTTGTCGTTGGGATTAAACCACAACATTGAGGCATCCAAATTAGAAATATTACACTTGTGTTATGAGATCTTTTTAATGTCATCAGAGccagaaagaagaaatgttGAGCCAACCATGAGTGCATCTGAGGCGCATTTCATGACGACTTTGAATagaaagaagataaaaaatcATGTGGATAAATCTTTATACAGACAAACCATGCAGCGGCTTTCTTTTGAATTGCTTAGGACTGCGATTTCACGTCATGACAATTTGCTAAATACGGCAAACTTGAAAGGATTTGTTCCGTTGCTTGAAGAGGGTATGAATGcaaataatgaaaatgtTATCCTAATCTCATTGAGAGTATtaactattattattcgTTTGCcctttgatgatgaaactCAAGGACTATTAAAAACATGTGCGAGAAGAGCATTGGTTTTGATTAAGGACTCACCAACTACAAATTCAGATGTTTGCCAGGCAGCTTTGAAATTTTTAGCCACGACGTTGAAACACAACAAGAAAGTTGAATTAAAAGAATCGGCAATCAGTTATGTTTTGACCAAAATTCAGCCTGACCTTGAAGAACCAAACAGACAAGGGTTGGCATTCCAGTTTTTGAAAGCTGTGGTTTCTCAACATTTGTTGCTTCCTGAGCTATATGATTTGATGGATAATGTTGCTAAATTGATGGTTGTCAATCATTCCAAGGAAATTCGTGATATGTCAAGAGCAGTGTTTTTCCAATTCCTTATGGAGTATGACCAAAGTAAAGGAAGGTTGGAGAAACAATTTAAATTTCTAGTCAATAATTTGACATATCCAACAGAAGAAGGTCGTCAATCTGTGATGGAGTTGATTCACTTGATTATTGCCAAAGCTGGTCCTGATCTTATCTCCAAGTTAGGTTCCTCATTTTTCATCACTTTGGCAAATGTCCTCGTTTCCGATGACTCGGCCAAATCAAGAGAAATGGCGAACGTGTTGTTATCTTCTTTAGTTAAGAAATTGCCCAACATTGGATTTGTTGAGGAATATTGTTCGGTTTGGTTAAAGCAATCTTCTAACATGTTATTGAAGAGGTGTGGTCTAAACGTTTACAAAATGCTCATTTCGGTTTTTGGAGTCGATAAGAATAAAGAGCTTGATAAAGTTGCTGTGGGAAATATCCAAACCATTTTAAATTCTGCAAAGAATACTGAAGAAGGTGGAAGTGCAGAATGGGAACTTGTTTATAGTGCTTTGAGTGCATTTAGTTCCATGGCATCATCAGCCAAGGACTCGATATTTGACCATAAATACAAGACAATTTGGTCGAGTATTGTGGATTGTTTACTATTTCCACATTCATGGATCAGGTTAATCACTTGTCGATTGGTTGCTATTGAGTTGTCCAATTTGAATAAGAGCAAACTTGACACTATTGAGTTGGAGTTGATTGCAGGAAGGTTGACCCATCAACTTCGAACTCCATCCATATCAGAAGACTTGGCAAACCAGTGTATCAAGAATTTGGTGATGATTGCAATGCATTGGGAGACTTCCAATACGATGTTGCAACAGAGTCGTGAAacagaagagaaagaagtgTTGGCAAATGATTACTTGGTTGGAAGAATATGCAGTATTGTTAAACAAGAGAATGTTCAATCCATCGTTGCCAAAAAAGCGGCTATCAAATTTTTGGCATTATTTATCCAGCTCACCAAGGAAGACAAAGTAGAGAAGGTGGCTGAAACTATCATATCATCATTGTATAATTTTACTGATCCTGTATACTCGTCTTCACTTGATAGTGAAGAGCTTTTGAACATTAGTTTGGAAACATTGAACATGGTCAAGGCCAAGATTGGAGTCACTGAGTATACCCAGATATACGCTCAAGTACAAAAGGCTGTCAATATACGGAGGCTGTCAAGAAAGGCGAAACGTTCGCAAATGGCTGTTACTGCCCCAGACGTTGCTAATAGAAGAAAGACTAAAAAGCATGAAAGAAGTcgggaaaaaagaagacacGAACGTGACGAAAATGGGTATTACAAACCAAAGAAGCGGAGAGCTATGTAG
- the RMD1 gene encoding sporulation protein rmd1 yields MSETSDSDTTPLLPPPSHSTSIPESPIVLEPKKSNDSKSSKSNQPHQPSSSLMSQQSQQQQKQQQQKFSPAQTMKSNSKIAQSNKIGLQRTSRTTSKMKLLPEDPDLTSINNKRVSAGANGIDGGAGKNNDGSNDDDDDDDDDDDDDEDEAYGTRPTRVYSQAKMITDTSARKDAETLGKVHRDLLPRVTAYCTCASYRMKELLRWLKDRKRIHNTSPKLFDECLYTPFTYKDWRGDSSHNDDENGHKLIRLADEGGEIDIGKKSDLFIFEYGVVIMWGYTQKEEAAFLDDLARFESEKLSAEDIQIEEFNYYITKSYQPRIYNDFITLRDDDNYMLKLSISHALAQSVKISLFEELVDNTIEDTQDIPSQIARTGKVEMNRDEIMKSIGELFILRININLHGSVLDSPELMWAEPQLEPIYQATRGYLEINQRVELLNQRLEVISDLLQMLKEQLGHSHEESLEFIVVLLVGVEVLVSIVNIIIDLFKFQ; encoded by the coding sequence atgagTGAGACCAGTGATAGCGATACAACGCCgttactaccaccaccatcacatTCAACTAGCATTCCTGAGAGCCCCATAGTGCTAGAACCCAAAAAGTCAAATGACTCCAAATCATCGAAACTGAATCAGCCCCATCAGCCACTGCTGTCTTTGATGTCCCAGCagctgcagcagcagcagaagcagcagcagcagaaaTTTCTGCCTGCACAGACAATGAAACTGAATTCAAAAATTGCACAATCCAACAAGATTGGACTTCAAAGAACCAGCAGGACTACACTGAAAATGAAGTTGCTTCCAGAAGATCCCGACCTCACgagcatcaacaacaaacgaGTCAGCGCGGGCGCTAATGGCATAgatggtggtgctggtaaAAATAACGATGGTAGTaacgatgatgacgatgacgatgacgatgatgacgatgatgacgaagatgaAGCTTATGGAACACGTCCTACTAGAGTATATTCACAGGCTAAGATGATTACTGATACTTCGGCAAGGAAAGATGCAGAAACATTAGGAAAGGTGCATCGAGATTTGTTACCAAGGGTTACAGCTTATTGTACGTGTGCTTCGTATAGAATGAAGGAGTTATTGAGATGGTTGAAAGATCGAAAACGGATCCACAATACTAGTCCGAAGTTGTTTGATGAGTGTTTGTACACTCCTTTTACTTACAAGGACTGGAGAGGTGATTCGTCAcacaatgatgatgagaatGGTCATAAGTTGATTAGGTTGGCTGATGAAGGTGGCGAGATTGACATTGGTAAGAAATCCGACTTGTTTATTTTCGAGTACGGTGTAGTTATTATGTGGGGCTATACGCAAAAGGAGGAAGCGGCATTTTTGGACGACTTGGCGAGGTTTGAGCTGGAAAAGTTGTCGGCTGAGGATATTCAAATTGAGGAATTCAATTATTACATTACAAAGTCGTATCAGCCTAGAATCTACAATGACTTTATAACGCTTagagatgatgataattACATGTTGAAACTTTCGATATCGCATGCGCTTGCCCAGTCTGTTAAAATCTCTTTGTTTGAAGAGTTGGTGGATAATACTATTGAAGATACACAAGATATTCCGCTGCAAATTGCAAGAACAGGTAAAGTCGAAATGAACCGGGATGAGATCATGAAGTCTATTGGTGAGTTGTTTATTTTGAGAATCAATATCAATTTGCATGGTTCCGTATTGGATTCTCCTGAACTAATGTGGGCGGAACCCCAATTAGAGCCCATTTACCAGGCCACAAGAGGGTACCTTGAGATTAATCAGCGTGTTGAGCTTTTGAATCAGAGATTGGAAGTTATTTCAGATTTGTTACAGATGTTGAAAGAACAACTTGGACATTCACACGAGGAAAGCTTAGagtttattgttgttttgcttGTTGGCGTTGAAGTTCTTGTGAGTATtgtcaacatcatcattgatTTATTCAAGTTTCAATAa